The following are encoded together in the Microcaecilia unicolor chromosome 12, aMicUni1.1, whole genome shotgun sequence genome:
- the MSANTD2 gene encoding myb/SANT-like DNA-binding domain-containing protein 2 isoform X2 yields the protein MAAPCSSEFSSEASSCLKIPKTEVLSPESPGLSDGNRSVSDLSTPGHSSPLQMSGSGGVSATGVLGGVSAAEVLGAASSPSVSFTACRGMSWTPAETNALIAVWGNERLVEARYQQLEGAGTVFGIRSPGPAMYERVSRALAELGYERTPSQCRERMKLVIHCCLRHRISSKINATS from the exons ATGGCGGCGCCCTGTAGTTCGGAGTTTTCCTCGGAGGCCTCGTCGTGTCTGAAGATCCCGAAAACGGAGGTGCTGTCGCCGGAGTCGCCGGGCCTGAGCGATGGAAATCGCTCCGTCTCGGACCTCTCGACGCCAGGCCACAGTTCCCCTCTGCAAATGTCTGGTTCCGGGGGCGTCTCGGCGACTGGAGTCCTGGGGGGCGTTTCGGCGGCCGAGGTCCTGGGCGCCGCCTCCTCGCCGTCCGTCTCTTTCACCGCCTGCCGGGGTATGTCTTGGACGCCGGCCGAGACCAACGCGCTCATCGCCGTCTGGGGCAACGAGCGGCTCGTGGAAGCGCGCTACCAGCAACTTGAAGGCGCCGGCACTGTCTTCGGCATCAGATCGCCCGGCCCTGCCATGTACGAGCGCGTCTCCCGGGCCTTAGCCGAGTTGGGTTACGAGAGGACGCCCTCGCAGTGCCGTGAGAGGATGAAG TTGGTGATTCACTGCTGCCTTCGACACCGTATCTCGTCCAAGATTAATGCAACATCTTGA